Proteins encoded in a region of the Cytobacillus pseudoceanisediminis genome:
- a CDS encoding glycerophosphodiester phosphodiesterase: MFFTALATVISFFGIKKMTSTTHKMKKIGHRGAAGYCPENTFPSYDRAIEMGADYLEIDVQLSKDGKIVVIHDSLVDRTTDHKGKVSDFTFDELRKMDAGSWFSQKFRGACIPSFEEVLDKYADRVGLLIELKKPSLYPGIEKMIAEELKKRNFHTKGDDHIIVQSFETESMKRFHELVPEIPVAILINYPPDTVEIKNIAEYASYLNPKWTVVNKRVIDLIHSNHMKAIAWTVRSRKEAEKLKHYPLDGIVADYLDLIE; encoded by the coding sequence ATGTTTTTTACAGCTTTGGCTACAGTTATTTCATTTTTCGGCATAAAAAAAATGACAAGCACCACTCACAAAATGAAAAAAATCGGACATCGGGGAGCAGCCGGCTACTGTCCTGAAAATACATTCCCTTCATATGACCGTGCGATCGAAATGGGTGCAGATTATCTGGAAATTGATGTCCAATTAAGCAAGGATGGAAAGATTGTTGTGATTCACGATTCACTTGTCGACCGCACAACTGACCATAAAGGCAAGGTGTCCGATTTTACCTTTGACGAGCTCAGAAAGATGGATGCCGGAAGCTGGTTTTCCCAAAAATTCCGCGGTGCCTGCATCCCTTCTTTCGAAGAGGTTTTAGACAAATATGCAGATCGCGTCGGGCTTTTAATTGAATTAAAAAAACCTTCCCTGTACCCTGGCATTGAAAAAATGATTGCAGAGGAACTAAAGAAAAGAAATTTTCACACAAAAGGGGACGACCATATTATTGTTCAGTCATTCGAAACCGAATCAATGAAAAGATTCCATGAATTGGTGCCGGAAATCCCTGTCGCCATCTTAATTAACTATCCGCCTGACACTGTTGAGATTAAAAATATTGCTGAATATGCCAGTTACCTGAACCCAAAATGGACTGTGGTTAATAAACGCGTGATCGATCTGATTCACTCAAATCACATGAAAGCAATCGCCTGGACTGTGCGTTCCAGGAAAGAGGCAGAAAAGTTGAAGCATTATCCACTGGATGGGATTGTTGCCGATTATCTAGATCTTATTGAATAA